The following DNA comes from Nocardioides sp. JQ2195.
GCCCGCGCGGGGCCGACGGCATGGGTCAGGAACCATGCGCCACCGTCGCCGGGGATCAGTCCGAGCTGGACGAACGACTCGGCGAAGAAGGCGCGCTCGGACATGATTCGCAGGTCGCACATCATCGCCAGGTCGCAGCCGGCACCCACTGCGGGACCGTTCACTGCAGCGATCAGCGGAACCTCGCAGTTGTGCAGCGCCAGCGGGATCTGCTGGATGCCGTGGCGGTAGCCGTTGCGCTGCTCGTAGGGCGATCCGCCGAACATGCCATTTCCGTCGGCCATCTCGCGAACGTTCCCGCCGGCGGAGAAGGCGCTGCCGGCGCCGGTGATGATGACGCACCTGACATTCGGGTCGCGGTCGACGCGGGAGGCATTGTCGACGAACGCCTCGACGACATCGGGCCCGGAGATGGGGTTGCGCATGTCGGGCAGGTTGATGGTCCAGGTCTCGATGTGACCGGATGCTTCAACGGTGAGGACTTCAGACACGGGGGTTTCTCCATTCATTTCGTTCACAGGACCATGAGGGCGAGATCGGGCCACACGAGCAGGACCACTGCCATGCACAGCATGGCTCCGGCGAAGGGCAGGGCACCGCGGAAGACCTCCTCGGCAGGACGATCCGCTGCCCGGGCCACTACGAAGACGTTGAGGCCCATGGGTGGTGTCACCAGTCCGACCTCGGCGAGGAGCACCACGAAGATGCCGAACCAGATGGGGTCGTAGCCGAGCTCGAGCACCACGGGAAGCATCACGGGAACGGTCAGGGCGATGATTGCGATCTGGTCCATGAAGAATCCCAGGACGACGTAGACCAGGCCGATGCAGAGCATGATCACGAAGGCGGGCAGACCCAGGCCACTGATCCACTCCACCATCTTCGGGGTGACCTGGGTGTCGGTCAGGAAGTGACCGAAGATGTGCGCACCCACGATGATCGCGAAGATCATCGCGCTGGTGTGGACCGACTCGACCATCACGTGCCGAAGACCGGCGACGGTGGCCCTCCCCCGTGCCACGGTCAGGAGGAACGCGGCCAGGGCGCCGACCGCCGCGGCCTCGGTCGGGGTGGCGATCCCGGTGTAGATGGATCCGACGACGGCACCGAAGAGGAGGATGATCGGCAGGGCAGGAACGACCGCCTTCGCCTTCTCCTTCATCGACGTGGCCTCGCCGCTGGGTGCGGCCGAGGGGTTGAATGCGAAGACGATGTAGAGCGTCAGCACCAGCGTGGCCGCGATGCAGAGGCCGGGTATCACTGCGGCGATGATGGTGTCACCGACGCTGACCTCGGCGGTGATGGCGTAGAAGACCAGGATCACGCTGGGCGGGATCATGGCCGCCAACGTGCCGACCACCGCGACCAGCCCGCTCGCGGTGCGCGGGTCGTAGCCCTCGCGGATCATCTGCGTGGTGGAGGTGGAGGCAAGCGTGGCAGCCGAGGCGGTGCTGGACCCGGAGACCGCGGCGAAGGCGGTGCCTGCGGCCACTGAGGCCACGGCGGTCCCTCCGCGCACCCGCCCGACGCAGGTGCGAGCCGCGTCGAACATGCTGTCGGCGAGGCCGGACAGCAAGATGAGGTGGGCCATGAAGATGAACAGGGGCGCCGCGGACAGCGTGTAGCTCATCACCGACGTGGGTGCCGCTGTGGCGAGGACGCCGATCGCTTCCGGCAGGCTGCCCAAGGTCAGCAGGCCCACGATCCCGGTGCCGAGCACTGCGAAGGAGACCGGGACGCGCAGCAGGATCAGCGCCAGCATGAGCAGGGTGAAGGCAAGGGCGATCATGTCAGACCCCTTCCGAGAGTTCGGCCTGGATGGTGTCGTCCTGGTCCGGGACATGGCCACCCCGAAGGGTGTGCCAGATCTCGCACAGGGCGATGAACGCGCCCAGGATGGAGGCGACCGGCATGATCGCCTTCCACCACCACGTGGGCAGGGGCAGCTCGGCCATGCCCGGAACCGGAGCCTCGTCGAGACGGAAGGAGAACCAAGCGGCCCCCGTGCCCGCCCAGACGAGCAGGACGAAGCAGGCGAGAACGATGGCGTGTGCCAAGAGGGTCAGTGCCCTTCGCACCGGCTCGGGGAACCGGTCGTAGACCGTGGCCACCGCGATGTGGGCGCCGGCGTAGTAGGCGGTGACCGCGCCGAAGAAGGCCATCGCCATCATGAGGTACTGCTCGACGATCGCGACGTTCCAACCGAGTGGGGTCGAGGCCAGGTTGCGACTGATCACCTCAGCAACGGTCAGCACGGTGATGCCCACCAGGCTGAACCCGGCAATCGCCGCGCAGACCGAGGAGATGGCCTTCTCGACCCTGACCAGGGCTGTGTCCCTGGGGGGCGGAGGGGTCATCGTTCGTTCGTCGACGTGAAGAATGGTCTCGGTCATCTACGGGTCTCCTCGAGCGCGGTCTCGAACTCGGTCAGCACTTCGCTGGCCGGGCGGCCGGTGCTCTCCAGGTCACTGACCCAGTTCTCGCGCACGGGTTCGGCGAGCTCGTCCCAGGCCGCGCGCTCGCCGTCGGTGATCTCGTGGATCCGGACCCCTTGCTGACGCATCTCCTTGAGTGCTTGCGCCTGCTCTTCCTCGATGGCCTTGCAGGCGCCGTCCTGGGCCGCTTCGCCGGCCTCGCGGAGGAGGTCTCGTTGGTCGTCGTCGAGCATGTCCCAGACGTCCTCGGAGATGGAGAACGTGACGGTGAAGGCGCCGAGGCGCGCGTCCTCCGTGCTGTAGTGGAGCACCTCGCCGAGCTTGTAGGAGCCGATGCTGGCCGGGCTGGCCAAGGTGCCGGCAACGGTCTTCCGCGAGATCGCCTCGTAGAGGTCGCCCAGGGGCATGGAGACGCCGGCAGCGCCCACCTCGTCGACCACTCGGTCTGCGACACCGCCGGTGGACCGCAGGATCTCACCGTCGAGATCGCTGGGATCCTGCACCGGCAGTCCCGCGGTCATCGCCTCGTAGTGGGGCACGACTGCCACCCACAGCGGCCTGATGCCGCGCGGTTCCAGCTCCTCCTCGAAGAGGGTGCCGCCCTCCTGCATCGTGGCGAGAACCGCGTCGGCGCCGGTGCAGGCATCGGAGATCAGCCCGGGAAGGTCACCGACGTTCGACAGTGGGAGCTCGGTTCCGACGTATGCCGGTGACACGGCGCCCAGCTGGATGACCCCGGATCGCAGCAGCGCGGCCATGTCACGCTGCTTGCCCATCTGGCCGCTGGCGAAGTACTCCACGTCCAGGCCGAGGTCGTCGCCGCGTTCCTGGAGCGTGTCGATGAACGGGGTGACGCCTCCGGCCCCGATGGGGTGCGTCGCGGAGAAGCTGTCTCCGAACTTGAGGATCAGGTCGCCCTCTGCGTTGGGGTGTGGCGGCGATGCGCATGCGCTGCTCGCGAGGAGGAGGGCCGCGCCGGAGAGTGCACCAATGGTGCCCCGCCGGGTGCGGCCGTGGTTCTTCCGGGCCATCCTGTCTCCCTAATTACGGTGGTGACTACGTATTTACGTAGACGTGACCGTAGCCACATGCCCCGGACCATGTCAACGCCCAGGTGCTGGAGAGTTTCAGTCGCGCTGGTGCCAGCGTGCGGCATGGCGCTGGAGAGTCTCGACGATCTCGTCGCGCCGTTGGGCGAGAATCGCGTGCGGTCCGACCACGCCGACGGCGGCCACCGTCCGGTTGCCTTCGCGCAGTGCCACGGAGATGCCGTCCGAGTCGGGATTCTCGGCGACGTGGGGGATCGCGCAGATGCCGCTGCGGCGGATCTCGGGGAGGTGTTCGAGGAGCGACTCCACGCGCCCGGCGTCCACGTCGGGGAGCCCTTGGAGGTAGGCCCACAGGTCTCGCTGCTCGTAGTCCGCGAGCAGGATCCACCCCGATGAGGTGCGGATGAGGGAGCGCCGCATGTAGCTCTCGGCCAGGTAGGCCGTGCTCGGGTCGGTGGAGCAGTGGTCGATGTAGACCTGGTCCTGGCCGACGGCCACCGTGATGATCGCGGTCATGCCCGTCTCGGCGTGCAGGTCGACGAGATCCTGGTGGTCCACGCGGTTGACCGCGCCCCGTCCGGCCAGGAGGTTCAGCAGGTAGGGGGCCACTCCAAGGCGGTACGACCGGGCCTTCTCGTCCAGGTAGCCGGTGGCGACCAGTCCGTTGACCAGCCCTTGGCAGGTGCTGAGGGGTGCGTCGACTTGTCGCGCGATCTCGGTGAGCGACAAGCCGTTCTCGCTGCGGGCGACTGTCTCGAGGATCCCGGCCACGCGGTCGACCATGCGGTGTCGGGGTCGCACGTGAACGGGTCTGGCTTCCTCCGACATGGCTACCTCGCAGCTGATTGACGATTCCAACGGCAGAACCTATCCTACCGCTCAGATACGTAATTACGTAACTCACTTCGTACATTCGTAGAACGGTGGTAAATCGATGTCCCTCATGCCGACCCACACCGACGAGAGCGCTGCGCTGGGCACGCTGCGTCAGGAGGTGCGTGAGTTCCTGATGACGCTACCCGCAACCCTGCGCACCGAGCTCGGCGGAGTCGACACCTGGCTCAGCGGGTGGAACATCGACTTCACACGTGCCCTGGCAGAGCGCGGATGGATCGGGATGACCATCCCGAGGGAGTACGGCGGCCATGCGCGCACCCACCTCGAACGCTTCGTGGTGACCGAGGAGCTGCTCGCTGCAGGGGCTCCGGTGGCCGCACACTGGATCGCCGACCGGCAGGTCGCACCGACGCTCCTGCGTTTCGGAACCGAAGAGGTACGCCGTGAGTTCCTGCCCGAGATCGCCGCAGGGAGGTGCTACTTCGGCATCGGCATGTCCGAGCCGGACAGTGGCTCCGACCTGGCCAGTGTCCGCACCAAGGCGCACCGTGTGGATGGCGGCTGGACGGTCAGTGGCACGAAGCTGTGGACCTCCGGCGGACACCTCGCGCATGCGTTCATCGCGTTGGTCCGCACCGCCCCGCTCGATGCCTCCGACCGGCATGCCGGGCTCAGCCAGCTGCTGGTGCGGCTCGATGATCCCGGAGTCGACGTACGGCCTGTCATCTCGGCCGGCGGGCACCACCACTTCAACGAAGTGGTCCTCGACGACGTCTTCGTCCCCGATCACCGCCTCGTGGGTGAGGAGGGCGACGGGTGGATGCAGGTCACCTCCGAGCTGTCCTTCGAGCGGAGCGGACCCGAGCGCTTCCTCTCCACGATGCAGCTGTTCGAGCAGGCCATGGCGGACCCGGCCGTCGCGGAGAACGTGGCGGACGTCGACTCCGGTCGCCAGCTGGCCAGGCTCGCTGGGCTCCACGAGATGTCGCGTGCGGTGGCGGGCAGTCTGCAGCGGGGCGAAGAGGCCGATGTCTCGGCCGCGCTCGTCAAGGTGCTCGGCACGACCTTCGAGGGAGACCTCGCGGAGTGGATCGACCAGTCGGCGGGAAGCGCCAGCGGGGTTGAGTCGCGGACCAAGTCACTGGCCACGCGGGGAGTGATCCAGCGACCTGGATTCACCCTCCGTGGCGGCACCAACGAGATTCTGCGCGGGGTCATCGCCCGCGGATTGGGGATGCGCTGATGAACACGATTGATCCCGACCTGTTGCAGGTCATGCGCGACGTGGTGCGCTCACGAGGTCTCATCGACCGGCTCGACCAGGGCGTCGACGGCATCCGTCTGGAAGGGGCGCAGTGGCACCAGCTCCAAGAACTCGGCCTGGCCACACTGACCTTGCCTGAGGAGCACGGTGGCAGTGGAGCGTCCTGGCTGGAGAGCGCAGCCCTCCTGCGTGAGGCCGCTGCGGCCGCGGCGCACCTTCCCCTGGTGGAGACGGACCTGCTGGCGGCGTGGTTGCTCCGCGAGGCCGACCTGCCGGTGGACGACAGGCCGCGGACCGTCGCGGTCCTCGACGAGTCGGGCCACAGTCCGCTGGTCCCGTGGGCCGGTGAGGTGGAGCGCATCGTCGTGCTTGCCCATGCAGACGGACGGCGCGTTGTTGCCGATCTCGACCCCAGCGACGTGGACATCGAGCCCGTTGCCAGCCGGTCCGGCCTGCCCCGCTCCTCGGTGAGGGTCACCGGGACGGTCGACGGCACGCCGGTCGATGACGGCACCGAGACCCAGATCCTGCTGCGCGGGGCCTTGGGGCGAGCGGTGCAGTCCGTCGGCGCCATGGAGCGCATCGTCGAGCTCTGCGTGGAGCACACAACGGTGCGCGTGCAGTTCGGACGACCACTGTGCAAGTTCCAGTCGGTGCAGAACCTTGTCTCCGACATCGCCGCTGAGACGGCTCTCGCCCGCTCTGCCGTGGATGCGGCCGTCACGGACGCGGCCATCACCGATCTGGCCGGTCCCTCCTCGGCGTTCCGCGTGGCGGTCGCGCGCTCGTGCGTCGGCCATGCCTCGAGCACGGTCATCCGCAATGCCCACCAGGTGCA
Coding sequences within:
- a CDS encoding acyl-CoA dehydrogenase family protein, producing MPTHTDESAALGTLRQEVREFLMTLPATLRTELGGVDTWLSGWNIDFTRALAERGWIGMTIPREYGGHARTHLERFVVTEELLAAGAPVAAHWIADRQVAPTLLRFGTEEVRREFLPEIAAGRCYFGIGMSEPDSGSDLASVRTKAHRVDGGWTVSGTKLWTSGGHLAHAFIALVRTAPLDASDRHAGLSQLLVRLDDPGVDVRPVISAGGHHHFNEVVLDDVFVPDHRLVGEEGDGWMQVTSELSFERSGPERFLSTMQLFEQAMADPAVAENVADVDSGRQLARLAGLHEMSRAVAGSLQRGEEADVSAALVKVLGTTFEGDLAEWIDQSAGSASGVESRTKSLATRGVIQRPGFTLRGGTNEILRGVIARGLGMR
- a CDS encoding TRAP transporter large permease is translated as MIALAFTLLMLALILLRVPVSFAVLGTGIVGLLTLGSLPEAIGVLATAAPTSVMSYTLSAAPLFIFMAHLILLSGLADSMFDAARTCVGRVRGGTAVASVAAGTAFAAVSGSSTASAATLASTSTTQMIREGYDPRTASGLVAVVGTLAAMIPPSVILVFYAITAEVSVGDTIIAAVIPGLCIAATLVLTLYIVFAFNPSAAPSGEATSMKEKAKAVVPALPIILLFGAVVGSIYTGIATPTEAAAVGALAAFLLTVARGRATVAGLRHVMVESVHTSAMIFAIIVGAHIFGHFLTDTQVTPKMVEWISGLGLPAFVIMLCIGLVYVVLGFFMDQIAIIALTVPVMLPVVLELGYDPIWFGIFVVLLAEVGLVTPPMGLNVFVVARAADRPAEEVFRGALPFAGAMLCMAVVLLVWPDLALMVL
- a CDS encoding TRAP transporter small permease, giving the protein MTETILHVDERTMTPPPPRDTALVRVEKAISSVCAAIAGFSLVGITVLTVAEVISRNLASTPLGWNVAIVEQYLMMAMAFFGAVTAYYAGAHIAVATVYDRFPEPVRRALTLLAHAIVLACFVLLVWAGTGAAWFSFRLDEAPVPGMAELPLPTWWWKAIMPVASILGAFIALCEIWHTLRGGHVPDQDDTIQAELSEGV
- the dctP gene encoding TRAP transporter substrate-binding protein DctP produces the protein MARKNHGRTRRGTIGALSGAALLLASSACASPPHPNAEGDLILKFGDSFSATHPIGAGGVTPFIDTLQERGDDLGLDVEYFASGQMGKQRDMAALLRSGVIQLGAVSPAYVGTELPLSNVGDLPGLISDACTGADAVLATMQEGGTLFEEELEPRGIRPLWVAVVPHYEAMTAGLPVQDPSDLDGEILRSTGGVADRVVDEVGAAGVSMPLGDLYEAISRKTVAGTLASPASIGSYKLGEVLHYSTEDARLGAFTVTFSISEDVWDMLDDDQRDLLREAGEAAQDGACKAIEEEQAQALKEMRQQGVRIHEITDGERAAWDELAEPVRENWVSDLESTGRPASEVLTEFETALEETRR
- a CDS encoding helix-turn-helix domain-containing protein; the encoded protein is MRPRHRMVDRVAGILETVARSENGLSLTEIARQVDAPLSTCQGLVNGLVATGYLDEKARSYRLGVAPYLLNLLAGRGAVNRVDHQDLVDLHAETGMTAIITVAVGQDQVYIDHCSTDPSTAYLAESYMRRSLIRTSSGWILLADYEQRDLWAYLQGLPDVDAGRVESLLEHLPEIRRSGICAIPHVAENPDSDGISVALREGNRTVAAVGVVGPHAILAQRRDEIVETLQRHAARWHQRD
- a CDS encoding crotonase/enoyl-CoA hydratase family protein, which produces MSEVLTVEASGHIETWTINLPDMRNPISGPDVVEAFVDNASRVDRDPNVRCVIITGAGSAFSAGGNVREMADGNGMFGGSPYEQRNGYRHGIQQIPLALHNCEVPLIAAVNGPAVGAGCDLAMMCDLRIMSERAFFAESFVQLGLIPGDGGAWFLTHAVGPARAAEMALTGDRVDSATALEWGLVSRVSTPEALLDDANALAERVAKNPPHGLRMAKKLLRESRRRDLADVLELSASMQALAHHTPEHRAAVEAFVKK
- a CDS encoding acyl-CoA dehydrogenase family protein, whose translation is MNTIDPDLLQVMRDVVRSRGLIDRLDQGVDGIRLEGAQWHQLQELGLATLTLPEEHGGSGASWLESAALLREAAAAAAHLPLVETDLLAAWLLREADLPVDDRPRTVAVLDESGHSPLVPWAGEVERIVVLAHADGRRVVADLDPSDVDIEPVASRSGLPRSSVRVTGTVDGTPVDDGTETQILLRGALGRAVQSVGAMERIVELCVEHTTVRVQFGRPLCKFQSVQNLVSDIAAETALARSAVDAAVTDAAITDLAGPSSAFRVAVARSCVGHASSTVIRNAHQVHGAIGTTVEHPLQLLTLPLLDWRNEFGGVRFWDRLLGSTLRATSGSVWELATGATSAEFDKVLMEASR